A genomic segment from Pediococcus acidilactici encodes:
- a CDS encoding type II toxin-antitoxin system RelE/ParE family toxin, with product MTYKVLFSKNARKQLKKLDPAVARTLFRWIDKNLDGCEDPRIHGKGLTANRSSEWRYRVGKYRIIAKIVDDELIINVIKVGLRNNVYTDRK from the coding sequence ATGACTTACAAAGTCTTATTCAGCAAGAACGCACGTAAGCAATTAAAAAAGCTTGACCCGGCCGTTGCTAGAACCCTTTTTCGATGGATAGACAAAAATTTGGATGGTTGCGAGGATCCGCGTATACATGGCAAGGGATTAACAGCTAATCGTTCAAGTGAATGGCGTTATCGTGTTGGCAAGTACCGAATTATTGCAAAAATTGTTGATGATGAATTGATCATCAACGTAATTAAAGTTGGTCTGCGGAATAATGTTTATACAGATAGAAAATAA
- a CDS encoding Ig-like domain-containing protein — protein sequence MNKNPKNHKGVVDSKVSNFKMYKVNKHWVFASALMLSMLGAGMMQTDTAAHADSTNEPQVEMMQKSAQKSAEVKADQPAAPVEKAATAASSAAPSSAAPAKEAQSSATNDSAIKDAQSAAPSSAAPAKADNAAAKDEQKAAPASNAAKEEKAAPASNAAKDAQKADKASSAAPTSNASSAAAKPAADSKAAESNDSSAAQPAAKDSDAKSDADKKVDAPTDQIDTTDVTAGEDGQDLKDDAAAKAAGDVKENSENKDVNNKKSVDKEKDAKDNNSVGDSPLGDGDLTINGSAVDGLTRNSDGTYSGDLDFHFDASSVDVALFADSNTVIQIPPELRDLFNKINASGNWTKYFSGRGSFKVYITIVPYVVNWDLSNSDFSFDGSNLILRNARIGADVGRRELTLDFNFDLGKAVNDFKADIPDSSNYYHFKSALVDTNSIIDWPIIGSAAGEASLSTNQLMPHPDAVDAPTINGIVEGDKTISGKGIPGATVNVSFADGSPIGSTIVDSNGNWTISTGHIDLKGGEVISANQTVDGVTSPNTYQTVESKEDVTAPVINDIMEGDTVITGKGIPGATVDVTFADGAPIGSTIVDSNGNWTISAGHVDLKAGDEITAKQTVDGISSDEAHQTVKAKEDVTAPVINDIMEGDTVITGKGIPGATVDVTFADGTVIGSTVVDSNGNWSVSTSHVNLKAGDEITAKQTVDGISSDEAHQTVKANQEVTAPVIDDITEGDKVITGKGIPGAEVTVTFADGTPIGTAIVDSNGNWSVSTAHIDLQAGDEITAKQTVDGVTSDEAHQTVKANQEVTAPVINDITEGDKTITGKGIPGAEVKVTFADGTFIGTATVDADGNWSVNTSHVNLQAGDEITAKQTVDGVSSDEAHQTVKAKQEVTAPVINDITEGDRAITGTGIPGATVTVTFADGTPIGTATVDANGNWSVNTSHVNLQAGDEITATQEINGVTSDPGSQTVKARQEVTAPVFNDVTEGDSVITGKGIPGAEVTVSFADGTPIGTAIVDSNGNWSISTGHVALNAGDELTAKQTVNGVTSEESNTTVKAREEVTAPVFNDVTEGDSVITGKGIPGAEVTVSFADGTVIGTATVDADGNWSVSTAHISLKAGEELTATQTINGITSKEGNTTVKAKVVVDAPDINKVTAGDRTISGKGKPGATVNVTLDDGTVIGTATVDADGNWTVNVPGAINLKEGNVVTATQTFDGVTSEKSSRPVDPKPVVEAPHINKITEGDPVITGTGIPGAEVTVTLADGTVIGTATVDEDGNWSVNVGDVELQSGKVVNAVQTVNGVTSKQDSRVVDPKREIDAPVIGHVKEGDRTIRGTGKPGATVDVTLDDGTVIGSATVNDEGTWSVNVPDGIELKEGNIINATQTFDGVTSEKGQRTVDPREDVKAPEIKPITEGDSEITGRGIPGATVTVSFDDGTVIGTATVDENGNWSISTSHINMQAGDKIDAYQTVNGTSSDKSSQIVKAKVDAPVIGAVDENSTKITGTGRPGATVNVYKDDGTVIGTATVDKDGNWSVDVPAGVTLTAGDQVVATQTFDGVTSKEGSQTVKAVVDAPDINAVTAGDRTITGKGRPGATVDVSLANGTVIGSTTVDENGNWSIDVPEGVNLTDTDVINATQTFDGVTSEQSNRKVDPQQQIKPPHINNVPNDALSITGTGTPGATVTVTLADGTVIGTAVVDENGDWSVDIPGGIYLNVGGEIDATQTLDGVTSDVGHTNVVPKVPAITPPEAGARVIQGVGIPGATVNVYAADGTLIGTATADDFGNWSIDVPAGIDLQDGDEITAVQIVDGYESDPITATVGGAN from the coding sequence ATGAATAAGAATCCAAAAAACCACAAAGGTGTGGTAGATAGTAAAGTTAGTAACTTTAAGATGTACAAGGTAAATAAGCACTGGGTCTTTGCGTCCGCTTTGATGCTATCAATGCTTGGAGCAGGAATGATGCAGACCGATACCGCTGCACACGCGGATTCTACTAACGAACCACAAGTAGAAATGATGCAAAAATCCGCGCAGAAATCTGCGGAAGTTAAAGCAGATCAGCCGGCAGCGCCAGTTGAAAAAGCGGCAACTGCGGCAAGCAGCGCGGCACCAAGTTCGGCAGCACCGGCTAAGGAAGCGCAATCTTCAGCAACAAATGATAGCGCTATCAAAGATGCGCAAAGCGCAGCACCTAGCAGCGCAGCACCGGCCAAGGCAGATAACGCCGCAGCTAAGGACGAACAAAAGGCTGCACCAGCAAGCAATGCGGCTAAAGAAGAAAAAGCCGCACCAGCAAGCAACGCAGCAAAAGATGCGCAAAAGGCTGATAAAGCTAGTTCAGCAGCTCCAACCTCTAACGCATCGTCGGCAGCTGCAAAGCCAGCCGCTGATAGCAAAGCAGCGGAAAGCAACGATTCTTCAGCAGCTCAACCAGCGGCTAAGGATTCGGATGCTAAATCCGACGCAGATAAAAAAGTTGACGCACCAACGGACCAAATTGATACAACAGATGTAACTGCAGGCGAAGATGGACAAGATTTGAAGGACGATGCGGCTGCAAAGGCGGCTGGTGACGTTAAAGAGAATAGCGAAAATAAAGACGTTAATAATAAAAAGAGCGTCGATAAAGAAAAGGATGCCAAAGATAATAATTCCGTTGGCGACTCGCCTTTAGGAGACGGTGATTTGACTATTAATGGCTCAGCCGTTGATGGATTGACACGGAATTCCGACGGTACCTATAGTGGCGACCTTGATTTCCATTTTGATGCGTCATCGGTAGATGTGGCCCTTTTCGCTGATTCAAACACCGTAATACAAATTCCACCAGAATTGCGTGATCTATTTAATAAGATTAATGCATCGGGGAACTGGACTAAATACTTTAGTGGAAGAGGAAGCTTTAAAGTTTACATCACCATTGTGCCGTATGTAGTTAACTGGGATCTCAGTAATAGTGACTTCTCATTTGACGGCTCTAATTTAATTTTGAGAAACGCTAGAATTGGTGCTGATGTAGGAAGAAGAGAGTTAACCCTTGATTTTAATTTCGATTTAGGAAAAGCCGTTAATGATTTTAAGGCTGATATTCCAGATTCCAGCAACTACTACCACTTTAAGAGTGCTTTAGTAGATACCAACAGTATTATTGATTGGCCAATAATTGGAAGTGCAGCAGGGGAAGCAAGCCTTTCTACTAACCAATTAATGCCACATCCTGATGCAGTGGACGCACCAACCATTAATGGCATTGTGGAAGGCGACAAAACAATCAGTGGTAAGGGAATTCCAGGCGCGACAGTTAACGTATCCTTTGCGGATGGATCTCCAATTGGTTCAACCATCGTAGATTCAAACGGAAACTGGACAATTAGTACCGGCCACATAGATCTAAAAGGTGGCGAAGTAATTTCAGCTAACCAAACGGTGGATGGCGTAACTAGTCCGAACACATATCAGACTGTTGAATCTAAAGAAGACGTTACTGCCCCAGTCATCAACGACATTATGGAAGGCGACACCGTAATTACCGGTAAAGGAATCCCGGGTGCAACGGTTGACGTAACCTTTGCGGATGGGGCTCCAATTGGTTCGACCATCGTAGATTCAAACGGAAACTGGACAATTAGTGCCGGCCACGTAGACTTAAAAGCTGGCGACGAAATCACTGCAAAACAAACGGTAGATGGTATAAGCAGTGACGAAGCTCACCAAACGGTTAAAGCTAAGGAAGACGTTACTGCTCCAGTGATTAACGACATTATGGAAGGCGACACCGTAATTACTGGTAAAGGAATCCCGGGTGCGACAGTTGACGTAACCTTTGCGGATGGTACGGTAATCGGCTCAACTGTGGTAGATTCGAACGGCAACTGGTCGGTAAGTACTAGCCACGTCAACCTTAAAGCGGGCGACGAAATCACTGCAAAACAAACGGTAGATGGTATAAGCAGTGACGAAGCCCATCAAACGGTTAAAGCGAACCAAGAAGTAACTGCCCCAGTGATCGACGACATTACTGAAGGCGACAAGGTAATTACTGGTAAGGGAATTCCAGGCGCTGAAGTTACCGTAACGTTTGCGGATGGTACGCCAATTGGTACGGCAATCGTTGATTCGAACGGCAACTGGTCCGTAAGCACCGCCCACATTGATCTTCAAGCAGGCGATGAAATTACGGCTAAACAAACGGTAGACGGGGTAACGAGTGACGAAGCCCATCAAACGGTTAAGGCAAACCAAGAAGTAACTGCTCCAGTCATCAACGACATCACCGAAGGCGACAAAACAATCACTGGTAAAGGAATCCCAGGCGCTGAGGTGAAAGTAACCTTCGCAGATGGAACCTTCATCGGTACCGCAACGGTTGATGCAGATGGCAATTGGTCGGTCAATACTTCCCACGTTAACTTACAAGCGGGCGACGAAATTACCGCAAAACAAACGGTGGATGGTGTAAGCAGTGACGAAGCCCATCAAACGGTTAAAGCTAAACAAGAAGTAACTGCTCCAGTCATTAACGACATTACGGAAGGTGATCGTGCAATCACCGGGACCGGAATTCCAGGCGCGACAGTAACGGTAACCTTTGCGGATGGTACGCCAATTGGCACGGCAACGGTTGATGCAAACGGAAACTGGTCGGTCAACACCTCCCACGTTAACTTACAAGCAGGCGATGAAATCACCGCAACCCAAGAAATAAACGGGGTAACTAGTGATCCCGGAAGTCAAACGGTTAAAGCGAGACAAGAAGTGACTGCTCCAGTGTTTAACGACGTAACCGAAGGCGACAGCGTGATCACTGGTAAAGGAATTCCCGGCGCTGAAGTAACCGTAAGCTTTGCGGACGGAACCCCAATCGGTACGGCAATCGTAGACTCCAACGGAAACTGGTCAATAAGTACCGGCCACGTGGCTCTCAACGCTGGTGACGAACTTACAGCTAAACAAACGGTTAACGGAGTAACTAGTGAGGAAAGTAATACGACCGTTAAAGCTAGGGAGGAAGTGACTGCTCCAGTGTTTAACGACGTAACCGAAGGCGACAGCGTGATCACTGGTAAAGGGATTCCCGGCGCTGAAGTAACCGTAAGCTTTGCTGATGGGACCGTAATTGGGACCGCAACGGTTGATGCGGATGGAAACTGGTCGGTGAGCACTGCCCACATCAGCTTGAAGGCTGGTGAGGAACTTACCGCTACGCAAACCATTAATGGAATTACTAGTAAGGAAGGCAACACTACCGTTAAGGCGAAGGTAGTGGTGGACGCGCCGGACATTAACAAGGTAACCGCGGGCGACCGGACCATCTCTGGTAAGGGAAAGCCTGGCGCAACGGTTAACGTAACCCTGGACGACGGTACCGTAATTGGTACGGCCACGGTCGATGCAGATGGCAATTGGACGGTCAACGTTCCCGGCGCAATTAACCTAAAGGAAGGCAACGTGGTTACCGCTACGCAAACCTTCGACGGGGTGACGAGTGAAAAAAGCAGCCGGCCGGTGGATCCTAAACCGGTAGTTGAAGCTCCGCATATCAATAAGATTACGGAAGGTGACCCTGTCATCACCGGAACCGGTATCCCAGGTGCCGAAGTAACCGTAACCCTTGCAGACGGGACCGTCATCGGTACGGCGACCGTAGATGAAGATGGCAACTGGTCGGTAAACGTGGGCGATGTTGAACTTCAATCTGGTAAGGTAGTTAACGCCGTTCAGACGGTAAATGGGGTAACTAGTAAGCAAGATAGTCGGGTTGTAGACCCTAAAAGAGAAATCGACGCCCCGGTAATCGGGCACGTGAAGGAAGGCGATCGTACGATTAGAGGAACTGGAAAACCAGGTGCAACGGTAGACGTGACCCTGGACGACGGCACCGTAATTGGTTCCGCAACGGTTAATGACGAAGGAACCTGGTCGGTGAACGTACCGGATGGCATCGAGCTAAAGGAAGGAAACATAATTAACGCGACCCAGACTTTCGACGGGGTAACTAGTGAAAAAGGCCAACGGACAGTTGATCCACGAGAAGACGTTAAAGCTCCGGAAATCAAACCAATCACGGAAGGGGATTCAGAGATTACCGGAAGAGGAATCCCAGGTGCGACGGTAACGGTAAGCTTTGACGACGGCACCGTGATCGGCACGGCGACGGTCGATGAAAACGGCAACTGGTCAATCAGCACTTCCCACATCAATATGCAAGCGGGCGATAAGATTGACGCGTACCAAACGGTTAATGGCACTTCTAGTGATAAGAGCAGCCAAATCGTTAAAGCAAAAGTTGATGCACCAGTAATTGGCGCAGTAGATGAAAACAGCACAAAAATTACCGGAACTGGACGTCCCGGTGCCACGGTCAACGTTTATAAGGATGACGGCACCGTGATCGGCACGGCAACGGTCGACAAAGATGGTAACTGGTCGGTAGATGTACCGGCGGGGGTAACCTTAACTGCCGGTGACCAGGTGGTCGCGACCCAAACCTTCGACGGGGTGACGAGTAAGGAGGGCAGCCAAACCGTTAAAGCGGTGGTCGACGCTCCCGACATCAACGCCGTAACGGCGGGTGATCGCACGATTACTGGAAAAGGCCGTCCCGGCGCAACGGTTGACGTATCCTTAGCAAACGGGACCGTGATCGGTTCGACAACCGTCGACGAAAACGGTAACTGGTCGATCGACGTCCCCGAAGGGGTCAACTTAACCGATACCGACGTCATCAACGCCACCCAAACCTTTGACGGGGTAACGAGTGAGCAAAGCAATCGGAAAGTGGATCCGCAACAACAAATCAAGCCGCCACATATCAACAATGTTCCAAATGACGCACTTTCCATCACCGGAACCGGGACACCCGGCGCGACGGTTACCGTAACCCTCGCCGATGGCACCGTGATTGGCACGGCGGTGGTCGACGAAAACGGCGACTGGTCGGTGGATATCCCAGGCGGAATCTACTTAAATGTAGGTGGCGAAATCGACGCCACCCAAACCCTTGATGGGGTTACCAGCGACGTGGGCCACACCAACGTGGTGCCAAAAGTTCCAGCAATTACGCCCCCAGAGGCGGGTGCGCGGGTAATCCAAGGTGTAGGAATCCCAGGCGCGACGGTTAACGTCTACGCGGCGGACGGTACGTTAATTGGCACGGCAACGGCCGACGACTTTGGCAACTGGTCGATCGACGTGCCGGCCGGCATCGACCTACAGGATGGTGATGAAATCACCGCGGTTCAGATTGTTGACGGGTACGAGAGTGACCCTATAACGGCAACTGTCGGTGGTGCGAACTAA
- a CDS encoding DUF6290 family protein, with protein MASSTKTKSLRINANLADAINDYLAVTGESFNSFAQQALAEKVEDILDLQDYNNAIKEDDGTRYTMDEVAKELGIEREKQK; from the coding sequence ATGGCAAGTTCAACAAAAACAAAGTCATTGAGAATTAATGCTAACCTTGCAGATGCCATTAATGATTATCTAGCAGTTACTGGTGAAAGTTTTAACAGCTTTGCTCAACAAGCATTAGCCGAAAAAGTGGAAGATATTTTAGATTTACAAGATTACAATAACGCCATTAAAGAAGATGATGGAACTAGATATACAATGGACGAAGTAGCTAAGGAATTGGGAATCGAGCGTGAAAAACAAAAATGA
- a CDS encoding DUF1836 domain-containing protein, translated as MNTEDYQKWLGDFKQLRLPAYHEFPDLALYMDQVIQETNRYLKPILNAEITKTMINSYVKMGLVPHPLKKKYTAEHLALIMMISVLKTSFSLDTIKSLLATDEVEAHFNEFVHIFNHEIAHLDEAVQSFSPLEMAIRAVLYKLILERKLG; from the coding sequence ATGAATACAGAAGACTATCAAAAGTGGTTGGGTGATTTTAAGCAGCTACGCTTACCCGCCTACCACGAATTCCCCGATTTAGCGCTGTACATGGACCAGGTCATTCAAGAGACCAACCGTTACCTAAAACCCATCCTCAACGCTGAAATCACTAAAACCATGATCAACAGTTACGTAAAAATGGGTCTCGTTCCGCACCCGCTCAAGAAAAAATACACCGCGGAACACCTTGCGTTAATCATGATGATTAGCGTTTTGAAAACTAGTTTTAGTTTGGACACCATCAAATCGCTACTGGCAACTGACGAGGTCGAAGCCCACTTCAACGAATTCGTGCACATTTTCAATCACGAAATCGCACACCTCGACGAAGCCGTCCAATCTTTCTCGCCTTTAGAGATGGCAATCCGGGCGGTACTTTATAAATTAATTTTGGAGCGCAAGCTGGGCTGA
- a CDS encoding hemolysin III family protein, with amino-acid sequence MQKVERSQVVYEIWNAITHGVAFVASLGLVALLIMKSISNGLPTRDTVSLVVYGITLLSLYLASTLFHCLAFTKAKRVFQILDHSNIFLLIAGTYTPYCMIFLTRRTGIIMLSAIWTMAIAGIITHILSKGRFQKVETTIYVVMGWLCLLAGKTLYANLSPLGFWLLVAGGVTFTVGAIIYSFPKIPGLHLIWHFFVMAGTTMMFVSIYVNI; translated from the coding sequence ATGCAGAAAGTTGAAAGAAGCCAAGTGGTCTATGAGATCTGGAACGCGATTACCCACGGGGTCGCCTTTGTAGCTAGTCTGGGGCTAGTCGCATTGCTAATTATGAAATCGATTTCGAACGGATTACCGACGCGGGACACGGTTAGCCTAGTGGTTTACGGCATCACGTTGCTGTCGTTATACTTAGCGTCCACGTTGTTTCACTGCCTCGCGTTCACGAAGGCTAAACGAGTTTTCCAGATACTGGATCACAGCAACATTTTCTTACTAATTGCGGGAACTTATACGCCGTATTGCATGATTTTTTTAACCCGCCGGACGGGGATCATCATGTTAAGCGCGATTTGGACGATGGCAATTGCCGGCATCATCACCCACATTTTAAGTAAGGGACGTTTTCAAAAGGTGGAAACGACCATCTACGTGGTGATGGGCTGGCTGTGCTTGTTGGCGGGGAAGACCCTTTACGCCAATTTGTCGCCATTAGGCTTTTGGTTGCTGGTCGCCGGTGGAGTAACCTTCACCGTCGGCGCAATTATATATAGTTTCCCTAAAATTCCGGGACTGCACCTCATCTGGCACTTCTTCGTAATGGCGGGAACGACAATGATGTTTGTATCTATTTACGTAAATATCTGA
- a CDS encoding multidrug efflux SMR transporter has translation MTWIYLVVAGILEVVWATALKMSQGFSQFGASVVTVVGMILSFVFLGLAVKHLPLSLAYPIWTGIGAVGSILVGVICFRDRLPAITWLFVALLVIGIIGIKVTSGK, from the coding sequence ATGACGTGGATATATTTGGTAGTTGCCGGAATTCTGGAAGTGGTGTGGGCCACGGCGCTGAAAATGAGCCAGGGGTTTAGCCAATTCGGGGCAAGCGTGGTGACGGTGGTCGGCATGATTCTCAGTTTTGTCTTTTTGGGTTTGGCGGTAAAACACTTGCCATTAAGTTTGGCGTACCCGATTTGGACGGGAATTGGGGCGGTCGGCTCAATTCTAGTGGGGGTAATTTGCTTTAGGGACCGCCTCCCAGCAATTACGTGGCTGTTTGTAGCATTGCTAGTGATCGGGATTATTGGAATAAAGGTGACGAGTGGAAAATAA